The Candidatus Margulisiibacteriota bacterium region TTGGGAAGATTCCATGGGCACTATTGTTTTTCCGTCAGTAAAACAGAGTATTGAGGCTTCTTCCCCCTCAAGGTATTCTTCTATTATCAGCCTTGCCCCGGCCTCTCCGAACTGTTTCTCGTCCAGGATCTCTTTTACGGCTTTTTCCGCCTGGCTTCTGTTTTCGGCTATTATCACTCCTTTGCCCGCGGCAAGCCCGTCGGCTTTTATTACGATCGGGAATCTCTTATTTTCAAGAAATCCAAGGGCTTCTTTGGAAGACGAGAAAGCTCCGTAGAATGCGGTTGGTATTCCGTATTTTTTCATCAGGTCCTTGGAAAATATTTTGCTTCCCTCTATCTGTGCGGCAGCGGCGCTGGGGCCGAATATCTTCCTGCCCTTTGCCTCAAAAAGGTCTGCAATGCCGTCCACCAGCGGCTGCTCGGGTCCGACCACGGTCAGGTCTATGCCGTTCTTTTCGGCAAATTCAAGTATAGCTTCGTTGTCCTTAAGAGTAACGTTCTCGGCATAGGCTAGGGTGCCTGCATTCCCGGGAGAGCAGAACAGTTTGCTGCATCTTGGACTCTGTTTCAGCTTCCAGCAAAGAGCGGCCTCTCTGCCTCCCGAACCTATTACAAGTATCTTCATTGCTTTTGCCTCCTTATGTCTATCAATTCCAGCTCCGGCTCATCATAGCCGCTCCAGTCGCTGACCTTTAGGCTGTAGGCAAAGTCAAAGGAAGAGTTTGGGGCTATCTTTTCCGAGATGTCCCCTATCCCGAACCCGATAGCCTCAAAAAGCTCTCTGCCGTCGGTAAGTTTCAGTTTGAGGTGTCTTTTTGCGGTCCCAACTCCCTTTTTGCTTATGACCTTCAATCCTCTGCTCATCAGGACCGGATGGGGGTTCCCCTGCCCAAAAGGCTCCAGTTTTGCCATTTCCTGCGCCAGGGAAAGGCTGATGTCCCTGCTTTCAAGTTCACAGTCGATCTTTGTCTTGGCCGCAAGATTTTCTATGGAAATATGGGAATCCACTTCCTTTGAGAGCCTTTCTTTGAGCCTTTCCAGGTTCTCGGCCTTCATCTCAAATCCGGCCGCATCTCTGTGTCCGCCAAAGTCCATAAAAAGATCGGAGCAGGAAGCCAGAAGGCCGTAAACATCGCAGCCCTCTACGCTGCGTGCCGAACCTCTGCACTTGTCCTCGTGTATGC contains the following coding sequences:
- the purD gene encoding phosphoribosylamine--glycine ligase; protein product: MKILVIGSGGREAALCWKLKQSPRCSKLFCSPGNAGTLAYAENVTLKDNEAILEFAEKNGIDLTVVGPEQPLVDGIADLFEAKGRKIFGPSAAAAQIEGSKIFSKDLMKKYGIPTAFYGAFSSSKEALGFLENKRFPIVIKADGLAAGKGVIIAENRSQAEKAVKEILDEKQFGEAGARLIIEEYLEGEEASILCFTDGKTIVPMESSQDHKRIFDQDQGPNTGGMGAYSPAPVITPELLKKIQKEILQPTIDAMAKEGCYYKGVLYAGLMMTKDGPKVLEYNCRF